Proteins encoded in a region of the Zea mays cultivar B73 chromosome 2, Zm-B73-REFERENCE-NAM-5.0, whole genome shotgun sequence genome:
- the LOC100279807 gene encoding lipoyl synthase, mitochondrial: MHGRRHLAASLTRALIQAPSRSISSTPSLLQTLDPSVPSPPAAGAGRLAELRRRLQADAPSLGDFTYSVEVGTRQRPLPKPKWMKETVPGGAKYAAIKAKLRELKLHTVCEEARCPNLGECWSGGETGTATATIMILGDTCTRGCRFCNVKTSRTPPPPDPDEPSNVAQAIASWGLEYIVITSVDRDDLPDQGSGHFAETVQKLKALKPEMLIEALVPDFRGDPSCVEKVATSGLHVFAHNIETVEELQRNVRDYRANFKQSIDVLEMAKEYAPPGTLTKTSIMLGCGETPDQVIRTMEKVRAADVDVITFGQYMRPSKRHMPVSEYVTPEAFEKYRALGVEMGFRYVASGPMVRSSYKAGEFYIKAMIEAERAKGTAADSSA; the protein is encoded by the exons ATGCACGGCCGCCGGCACCTCGCGGCGTCCCTTACCCGGGCCCTGATCCAGGCGCCATCCCGCTCCATCTCCTCCACCCCGTCTCTCCTCCAAACCCTCGACCCCTCAGTGCCGTCGCCTCCCGCCGCGGGAGCAGGGCGGCTCGCGGAGCTGCGGCGGCGGCTGCAGGCGGACGCGCCGTCGCTGGGTGACTTCACGTACTCGGTGGAGGTGGGGACGCGGCAGCGCCCGCTGCCCAAGCCCAAGTGGATGAAGGAGACCGTGCCTGGCGGCGCCAAGTAcgcggccatcaaggccaagctgcGGGAGCTGAAGCTGCACACCGTCTGCGAGGAGGCCCGGTGCCCCAACCTCGGCGAGTGCTGGTCCGGCGGcgagactggcaccgccaccgccACAATTATGATCCTTGGGGACACCTGCACGCGCGGATGCAG GTTCTGTAACGTCAAGACATCTCGAACACCCCCTCCACCGGATCCTGATGAGCCTTCCAATGTTGCTCAAGCTATTGCCTCATGGGGCCTTGAATATATAGTAATCACGAGTGTTGACCGGGATGATCTACCTGATCAGGGCAGTGGTCACTTTGCTGAAACAGTACAGAAGCTAAAGGCTTTGAAGCCAGAAATGCTTATTGAAGCGCTTG TACCTGATTTCCGTGGAGATCCAAGCTGCGTAGAGAAGGTTGCGACTTCTGGATTGCATGTTTTTGCGCACAACATTGAAACTGTGGAAGAGCTTCAAAGGAATGTCAGAGACTACCGTGCAAATTTCAAGCAATCTATAGATGTTCTGGAAATGGCGAAAGAGTATGCTCCTCCCGGTACCCTTACAAAGACATCGATAATGCTGGGATGCGGGGAGACTCCAGATCAGGTTATTAGGACCATGGAAAAAGTGAGGGCTGCTGATGTTGATGTCATAACATTTGGCCAGTACATGAGGCCATCAAAACGTCACATGCCTGTTTCTGAGTATGTTACGCCTGAAGCTTTTGAGAAGTATCGGGCCCTTGGTGTCGAAATG GGGTTCCGCTACGTTGCGTCTGGGCCAATGGTCCGGTCTTCGTACAAGGCAGGTGAATTCTACATCAAGGCTATGATCGAAGCGGAGCGAGCCAAGGGAACCGCTGCAGACTCAAGTGCATAA
- the LOC103646370 gene encoding uncharacterized protein LOC103646370: MAGSRAQPSLELSVRVVRVDGLDQEQLERGGTLFLRYYVPAGDGRRRLRVDTREVPCGGDLRWGGELARFERRGGSSGTGGAAPAAGIAFELRWRPRPSSSGLAAALLGAAARARRPSSRVLARAELPWPDVSSSSRPAERWLTLSLSQVGRDRELGGCKAPKLLVEAEAVHAVAGAQVTTGRTPGGVPPECCRAGERCGQCGWIGSEEDMFLAATFSH, encoded by the coding sequence atggcCGGATCGAGGGCGCAGCCGAGCCTCGAGTTGAGCGTCAGGGTCGTCAGGGTGGACGGCCTAGACCAAGAGCAGCTGGAGCGCGGCGGGACCCTCTTCCTGAGGTACTACGTGCCGGCAGGGgacgggcggcggcggctgcgcgTGGACACGCGGGAGGTCCCGTGCGGCGGGGACCTGCGCTGGGGCGGCGAGCTCGCGCGCTTCGAGCGCCGTGGTGGCAGCAGTGGCACTGGCGGCGCGGCGCCGGCCGCGGGGATCGCGTTCGAGCTGCGCTGGAGGCCGCGCCCGTCCTCGTCCGGGCTGGCGGCGGCGTTGCTGGGGGCCGCGGCACGGGCAAGGAGGCCGTCGTCGCGGGTGCTGGCGCGCGCCGAGCTCCCGTGGCCCGACGTGTCGTCGTCGTCGCGGCCGGCGGAGCGGTGGCTCACGCTCTCGCTCTCGCAGGTGGGCCGCGACCGCGAGCTGGGCGGGTGCAAGGCGCCGAAGCTGCTCGTCGAGGCCGAGGCTGTCCACGCCGTCGCCGGTGCTCAAGTGACGACGGGAAGGACGCCCGGCGGCGTGCCCCCCGAGTGCTGCCGTGCCGGCGAGCGCTGCGGCCAGTGCGGGTGGATTGGGAGCGAGGAGGACATGTTCCTCGCAGCAACGTTCAGTCACTAG